From a single Intestinibaculum porci genomic region:
- a CDS encoding DEAD/DEAH box helicase translates to MENFNQFSFRKDIVQTLEHIHFHKPTPIQEKVIPLVLHHRDVVGISQTGTGKTHAFLLPIIQRIDVTKGKVQAVVAAPTRELAQQIYENAKAFKKYNSDLRISLLIGGSDKQKAISKLNNQPHLVIGTPGRIKDLSIDEQALRITTADIFVIDEADMTLEYGYFEDLDTVLGKMKDDLEMLVFSATIPEAMKPFLRKYMKNPEMVTIDSHLPSSGHVKHYLIPTKHRDRYEVLKDIMNMIDPYICIIFTNTRVEAAKLASKLREDGYKIGEIHGDLEPRERKQMMRRIHNNEYQYIVATDIAARGIDIDGVSHVINMEFPTERDFYIHRSGRCGRGKYTGECFSMYDTSNQVMVEALEKKHIHFEMKAIKNGKLIDAGERQKRKNRTHQPTELEKEVQKIVRKPKKVKPGYKKKRKREIDQLYRKQKRAIIQADIKRQRKERYKKAQAEKRMAEERGDY, encoded by the coding sequence ATGGAAAACTTCAATCAATTTTCATTTCGTAAAGATATTGTGCAGACATTAGAGCACATTCATTTTCATAAACCAACCCCAATTCAGGAAAAAGTGATTCCGCTTGTTTTACATCATCGTGATGTGGTCGGGATCTCCCAGACTGGAACGGGGAAAACTCATGCATTCTTACTGCCGATCATTCAGCGTATTGACGTGACAAAAGGAAAAGTCCAGGCGGTTGTTGCAGCGCCAACACGCGAATTAGCCCAGCAGATTTATGAGAATGCAAAAGCTTTTAAAAAGTATAATAGTGATTTACGCATTTCATTACTTATTGGCGGCAGTGATAAACAGAAAGCAATTAGTAAATTAAATAATCAGCCCCATTTAGTCATTGGGACACCAGGTCGTATCAAAGACTTATCAATCGATGAACAGGCGTTAAGAATTACCACCGCTGATATCTTCGTTATCGATGAAGCGGATATGACATTAGAATATGGTTACTTTGAAGACTTAGATACAGTCTTAGGCAAAATGAAAGACGACTTAGAAATGCTGGTCTTCTCAGCTACCATTCCTGAAGCGATGAAACCATTCTTACGGAAATATATGAAAAACCCTGAAATGGTGACGATTGATTCGCATTTGCCATCATCAGGTCATGTCAAACATTATTTAATCCCAACCAAGCATCGCGATCGCTATGAAGTCTTAAAAGACATCATGAACATGATCGATCCTTATATTTGTATTATCTTCACCAATACCCGCGTCGAAGCCGCAAAGCTCGCTTCTAAATTGCGTGAAGATGGCTATAAAATTGGCGAAATTCATGGGGACCTTGAGCCGCGTGAACGTAAACAGATGATGCGTCGTATTCATAATAATGAATACCAGTATATCGTAGCGACCGATATCGCTGCCCGCGGGATTGATATCGATGGGGTTTCGCACGTCATTAACATGGAATTCCCAACCGAACGTGATTTCTATATTCATCGCTCAGGCCGCTGTGGCCGTGGAAAATACACGGGGGAATGTTTCTCCATGTATGATACTTCTAACCAGGTGATGGTTGAAGCGTTAGAAAAGAAACATATCCATTTTGAAATGAAGGCTATCAAAAACGGCAAACTCATTGATGCCGGGGAACGTCAGAAACGTAAAAACCGTACCCATCAGCCAACTGAACTGGAAAAAGAAGTCCAGAAGATTGTCCGTAAACCAAAGAAAGTCAAACCAGGCTATAAAAAGAAACGTAAGAGAGAAATTGATCAGCTCTACCGTAAACAGAAACGCGCCATCATTCAGGCCGATATCAAACGTCAGCGTAAAGAACGTTATAAAAAAGCGCAGGCGGAAAAACGGATGGCAGAAGAGCGTGGTGATTACTAA
- a CDS encoding deoxyribonuclease IV, producing the protein MTKLLIGSHVGMKAKKFLLGSVEEALSYGATTFMFYTGAPQNTRRKDISELRVEEARQLMIDNGIDIDQVVVHAPYIINLANTVKPETFELAVSFLKTEIERVHEIGAKRLVLHPGSHVKAGEEAGLASIIEGLNQVLTPDQDVMIALESMAGKGSELGTSIDQLSYLIDHVTLSDKLGICLDTCHLNDAGYDINDFDAILDEVEEKIGLDKVLAIHINDSKNPRGAHKDRHENIGFGTIGFEALNKVVHNPRLENVPKILETPYINDHAPYKDEIMMFETNTFNPHLKEAYEAK; encoded by the coding sequence ATGACGAAACTGCTCATTGGCTCCCATGTGGGCATGAAAGCAAAGAAATTTTTACTTGGCTCGGTTGAGGAAGCATTATCTTATGGGGCTACAACCTTCATGTTTTATACCGGGGCTCCGCAAAATACCCGCCGGAAAGATATTTCTGAATTACGCGTAGAAGAAGCGCGTCAGTTAATGATTGATAATGGCATTGATATTGATCAGGTTGTCGTTCATGCCCCTTATATTATTAACTTAGCTAATACGGTTAAACCAGAAACCTTTGAATTAGCGGTTTCCTTTCTCAAAACAGAGATTGAACGCGTTCATGAAATTGGCGCCAAGCGGCTGGTATTACATCCTGGTTCGCATGTCAAAGCTGGAGAAGAAGCTGGTTTAGCATCCATCATTGAGGGACTCAATCAGGTCTTAACACCTGATCAGGATGTCATGATTGCCTTAGAATCAATGGCTGGTAAAGGCAGTGAATTAGGCACATCGATCGATCAGCTATCTTATCTCATTGATCATGTCACCTTATCTGATAAATTAGGCATTTGTTTGGATACCTGCCATCTTAATGATGCTGGTTATGATATCAATGACTTTGATGCTATTTTAGATGAAGTCGAAGAAAAGATTGGTTTAGATAAAGTGTTAGCCATTCATATCAATGATTCCAAAAATCCGCGTGGTGCGCATAAGGACCGCCATGAAAACATCGGTTTTGGCACCATTGGTTTTGAGGCTCTGAACAAAGTTGTGCATAACCCGCGTTTAGAAAATGTCCCGAAGATCTTAGAGACACCTTACATCAATGATCACGCCCCTTATAAGGATGAAATCATGATGTTTGAAACCAATACTTTTAATCCTCATCTCAAAGAGGCATATGAGGCAAAATAA
- a CDS encoding NUDIX hydrolase translates to MKKSVGPSPRMTLNQAIEEVYKGRQGRRIKRESAVLLPLIEEDGSLSLLYEVRSYQLSSQPGEVCFPGGRMEGHESRQETAVRETCEELLIKPEAIEVIGGMDSFELGNGAIVWPYIGKIKGSYSYSQDEVDHLFKVPLTWLCANIPQQYKLTQQTIPDPHFPIERLPGGKDYQWLEKTRDVYMYLFQDEVIWGLTADITHAFIESIKAITF, encoded by the coding sequence ATGAAGAAATCCGTCGGACCATCACCCAGAATGACCCTCAATCAGGCGATTGAGGAGGTTTATAAAGGCCGCCAAGGCCGGCGGATCAAACGTGAGTCAGCGGTCTTATTGCCGTTAATAGAGGAAGACGGATCATTATCTCTGCTTTATGAAGTGCGCTCTTATCAGTTATCTTCGCAGCCAGGGGAAGTTTGTTTTCCCGGCGGCCGGATGGAAGGGCATGAAAGCCGTCAAGAAACGGCTGTTCGCGAAACTTGTGAAGAATTATTGATCAAGCCGGAAGCGATTGAAGTGATTGGCGGCATGGATAGTTTTGAACTTGGCAATGGCGCGATCGTCTGGCCTTATATTGGGAAGATCAAAGGTTCTTACAGTTATTCTCAAGATGAAGTGGATCACTTATTTAAAGTCCCGCTCACTTGGCTATGTGCTAATATTCCCCAGCAATATAAACTGACCCAGCAAACCATTCCTGATCCTCATTTTCCCATTGAACGCTTACCAGGCGGGAAGGATTATCAGTGGTTAGAGAAAACCCGTGATGTGTATATGTATTTATTTCAGGATGAGGTGATTTGGGGCTTAACCGCCGATATCACTCATGCCTTTATTGAAAGTATCAAAGCGATCACTTTTTGA
- a CDS encoding aspartate carbamoyltransferase regulatory subunit, which yields MKVDSIKNGIVLDHITAGKVMEVYNALNLDKLDCTIAILKNVPSHKMGHKDILKIDNDFDIDLDVLGYLDHNITISYIKDGTTVEKKHLALPERIKNVERCKNPRCITTVERGIDQEFYLANREKKIYRCIYCDSKVEHNK from the coding sequence ATGAAAGTCGATAGTATAAAGAACGGTATTGTCCTTGATCATATTACCGCTGGTAAAGTCATGGAAGTCTACAATGCCTTAAACTTAGATAAACTGGATTGTACCATTGCCATTTTAAAAAATGTCCCAAGTCATAAAATGGGCCATAAAGATATTTTAAAGATCGATAATGATTTTGATATTGATTTAGATGTCCTTGGCTATCTTGATCACAACATTACCATCTCCTATATTAAAGATGGCACAACTGTTGAGAAAAAACACTTAGCCCTGCCAGAGCGTATTAAAAACGTAGAACGCTGCAAAAACCCCCGCTGTATTACGACGGTGGAAAGAGGCATCGATCAGGAATTCTATTTAGCGAATCGGGAAAAGAAGATTTACCGCTGTATCTATTGCGATTCGAAAGTAGAACACAACAAATAA
- a CDS encoding HAD-IIB family hydrolase: MKYLFFDVDGTLLGKSRFITDNTIKALHKVKDAGHKVFICTGRAPTSIVGGNLEKVPADGFIASAGGFVNVEGEYIFKNYIDPTTLMEVMTLFTNHKVLFALETEKAIYQTPGVNEFFDMKHHQEFGDNVELQRFFELKRVKENRTSILEFDPQTIGVTKVSFIAQDRYLFLDIVKYLTDHFNVVTFNSENDDFINGEIILKNCTKADGIKRVLKAEGGSLEDTISFGDSMNDYQMVATTHEAYVSQKAPEKLKDIATGTFEDPDADGIAHLLDTLHLY, translated from the coding sequence ATGAAATACTTATTTTTTGATGTCGATGGGACATTACTTGGGAAATCACGTTTTATTACCGACAATACCATTAAGGCTTTACATAAAGTCAAAGATGCTGGCCATAAAGTATTTATCTGCACTGGCCGCGCTCCTACTTCAATTGTCGGCGGGAACTTAGAAAAAGTACCAGCAGATGGCTTTATCGCCAGTGCTGGCGGCTTCGTGAATGTCGAAGGGGAATATATCTTTAAAAACTATATCGATCCAACAACTTTAATGGAAGTCATGACTCTATTTACCAACCACAAAGTCTTATTTGCCTTAGAAACAGAAAAGGCTATTTATCAGACACCTGGCGTCAATGAATTCTTTGATATGAAACATCATCAGGAATTTGGCGACAATGTCGAATTACAGCGTTTCTTTGAACTCAAACGCGTCAAAGAAAACCGTACGTCCATTTTAGAATTCGATCCCCAGACCATTGGTGTGACGAAAGTCTCTTTTATCGCTCAGGATCGTTATCTCTTCTTAGATATCGTCAAATACTTAACAGATCATTTCAATGTGGTGACTTTCAACAGTGAAAATGATGACTTCATCAATGGCGAAATCATTTTGAAGAACTGCACCAAAGCGGATGGTATTAAACGCGTCTTAAAAGCAGAAGGCGGATCTTTAGAGGATACGATCTCATTTGGCGATTCGATGAATGATTATCAGATGGTGGCCACGACCCATGAAGCGTATGTTTCACAAAAAGCACCAGAAAAATTAAAAGATATTGCGACCGGCACTTTTGAAGATCCTGATGCCGATGGCATCGCTCATTTATTAGACACATTACATCTTTACTAA
- a CDS encoding tRNA (adenine(22)-N(1))-methyltransferase: protein MKLHSKRLLKICEMITQYKTGNTLADIGTDHAYLPCFLYKNHVIEKAYACDVAEGPLASSQATIVHEGVIGHVIPLLGDGLDPVASLPTDMIAICGMGGLLMSQILEAHVEKMDDNLFFLQANTAIDLLRACLEKHQLAIIDEAMVKDGHHIYEIIVAKKGQDVSYSEEDLMFGPVLRQKQGPLFEEKWMHALEVQRRILKSLDPQHEKYEKVLKEKEMIEKVLDHAG from the coding sequence ATGAAACTCCATTCTAAGCGCCTGCTTAAGATTTGCGAGATGATTACACAGTATAAAACCGGAAACACATTGGCAGATATTGGCACTGATCACGCTTATCTGCCTTGTTTTCTATACAAAAATCATGTGATTGAAAAAGCCTATGCCTGTGACGTGGCAGAAGGCCCGCTCGCAAGTTCTCAGGCCACGATTGTGCATGAAGGGGTAATTGGGCATGTTATTCCCTTATTAGGAGATGGCTTAGACCCAGTTGCATCCCTGCCTACTGACATGATTGCGATCTGCGGCATGGGCGGTTTATTAATGAGTCAAATCTTAGAAGCCCACGTTGAAAAGATGGATGATAATTTGTTTTTCTTACAGGCGAATACAGCGATTGATTTATTAAGAGCCTGTTTAGAAAAACATCAGTTAGCGATCATTGATGAAGCGATGGTCAAAGATGGCCATCATATTTATGAGATCATCGTCGCTAAAAAAGGGCAGGATGTTTCTTATAGCGAAGAAGATCTGATGTTTGGCCCGGTATTAAGACAAAAACAAGGTCCGCTTTTTGAAGAAAAGTGGATGCATGCTTTAGAAGTGCAGAGACGGATTTTAAAAAGTCTTGATCCGCAACATGAGAAATATGAGAAAGTATTAAAAGAAAAAGAAATGATTGAGAAGGTGTTAGATCATGCAGGCTAA
- a CDS encoding 4-hydroxy-3-methylbut-2-enyl diphosphate reductase yields MKVTGITPRGYCKGVVRAINIAKKATQDVTKQPLYILGMIVHNEYIVNALKEMGAITIEDAHKTRLELLDEIDHGTVIITAHGAGDVVSQKAREKGLDVIDASCLDVIKTHDLIKEELAKGYEILYIGKKNHPEAEGAMLIDPEHMHLIAKKEDFDGLDPEKHYMLTNQTTMSLYDVYDLTEYAKAHLPHLAVEQEICTATKIRQEAIAKMDEDIDLVIIVGDPHSNNTKKLASISHDQAHKEVKMIGSIEELDIAWLMDKHHVAVSSGASTPTSLTNQIIDFIAQFDPADQTTYEKPAVDYSRILR; encoded by the coding sequence ATGAAAGTTACCGGGATTACGCCCCGCGGGTACTGTAAAGGTGTTGTGCGGGCGATTAATATTGCGAAAAAAGCAACACAGGATGTGACCAAACAGCCCCTTTATATTTTAGGGATGATTGTCCATAATGAATATATTGTCAATGCGTTAAAGGAGATGGGCGCTATTACGATTGAAGATGCCCATAAAACCCGTTTGGAGCTATTAGATGAGATCGATCATGGGACTGTCATTATTACCGCGCATGGAGCGGGTGATGTGGTCAGTCAGAAAGCACGTGAAAAGGGCTTAGATGTGATTGATGCCTCATGTTTAGATGTGATAAAAACCCATGATCTGATTAAAGAAGAGTTAGCGAAGGGATATGAGATTCTCTATATTGGGAAAAAGAATCATCCGGAAGCGGAAGGGGCGATGCTCATCGATCCTGAGCATATGCACTTAATTGCAAAGAAGGAAGATTTTGACGGCTTAGATCCAGAGAAACATTATATGTTAACGAATCAGACGACGATGTCTCTTTATGATGTGTATGATTTAACGGAATATGCGAAAGCGCATCTGCCGCATTTAGCTGTGGAACAGGAAATCTGCACGGCAACGAAGATTCGTCAGGAAGCGATCGCAAAGATGGATGAAGATATTGATCTGGTCATTATTGTTGGGGATCCGCATTCTAATAATACGAAGAAGTTAGCGTCCATCTCGCATGATCAGGCGCATAAAGAAGTGAAGATGATTGGTTCGATCGAAGAACTAGATATTGCCTGGCTGATGGATAAACATCACGTCGCCGTTTCTTCTGGGGCTTCGACACCGACGAGTTTAACGAATCAGATTATTGATTTTATTGCCCAGTTTGATCCTGCTGATCAAACAACTTATGAAAAACCAGCGGTGGATTACAGCCGGATTCTTAGATAG
- a CDS encoding NUDIX hydrolase, translated as MKETTLIYLHRPHQTLMLLRNKKKDDLNSGKWIGIGGKLEAGESPYEGAKRETYEETHYIMHSARFVGTVLFIDLTRHYEEKMYVYTSEDFSGEMHVCDEGELHWIDDEKLSDLPMWEADPYFLSWLKDEKVHQAKATYQNDHLLSFEETQM; from the coding sequence ATGAAAGAAACAACGCTTATTTATCTGCATCGTCCTCATCAGACCTTAATGCTGCTGCGCAATAAGAAGAAAGATGATTTAAATAGTGGAAAATGGATTGGCATTGGTGGTAAATTAGAAGCAGGAGAATCGCCTTATGAGGGCGCTAAGCGAGAAACGTATGAGGAGACACATTATATTATGCATAGCGCCCGCTTTGTCGGGACGGTTTTATTCATCGATTTAACGCGTCATTATGAAGAAAAAATGTATGTTTATACAAGTGAAGATTTTAGTGGTGAAATGCATGTTTGTGATGAAGGAGAACTGCATTGGATTGATGATGAGAAACTGTCTGATTTACCAATGTGGGAAGCGGATCCTTACTTCCTTTCCTGGCTAAAAGATGAAAAGGTGCATCAGGCTAAGGCGACCTATCAAAACGATCATCTCCTCTCTTTTGAGGAAACGCAAATGTAA
- the pyrB gene encoding aspartate carbamoyltransferase, with protein MKKFIIDPMDLSVDEINELVDLADDIIKDRSRYQDVCRHKILATLFFEPSTRTRLSFESAMLSLGGNVLGFPSGNVSSATKGESVTDTIWTVSCFSDIIAMRHPKEGAPRVAIRRSKVPLINAGDGGHNHPTQTLTDLLTIHREKGRFDHLTVGFCGDLKFGRTVHSLVKAMSRYEGVRFVFISPEELMLPDYLKEDLLDPLGIPYKEVRSMEEVMSDLDILYMTRVQQERFFNEQDYLRLRDTYILDLKKLDNAKKDLCIMHPLPRVNEISTEVDDDPRACYFKQVENGRYIRMALILSLLNLDHEVERL; from the coding sequence ATGAAAAAATTTATTATCGATCCGATGGATCTGAGTGTTGATGAAATCAATGAGCTCGTTGATCTCGCTGATGACATCATTAAAGACCGGTCCCGCTATCAGGATGTTTGCCGGCATAAGATCCTCGCTACTTTATTCTTTGAACCTAGCACCCGTACCCGTCTCTCTTTTGAGAGTGCGATGCTTTCTTTAGGAGGCAATGTCTTAGGCTTCCCAAGCGGCAATGTCTCTTCAGCGACTAAAGGAGAATCTGTCACCGATACGATTTGGACCGTTTCCTGCTTTAGTGATATCATCGCTATGCGTCATCCCAAAGAAGGCGCACCAAGAGTCGCTATTCGCCGTTCCAAAGTCCCTCTGATTAATGCCGGTGATGGCGGTCATAACCATCCTACCCAGACCTTAACGGACCTATTAACGATTCATCGTGAGAAAGGACGTTTTGATCATTTAACCGTAGGTTTCTGCGGCGACTTAAAGTTTGGCCGCACGGTCCATTCTTTAGTCAAAGCGATGTCCCGCTATGAAGGCGTTCGCTTCGTCTTTATCTCGCCAGAGGAATTAATGCTGCCAGATTATTTGAAAGAAGACTTACTTGATCCTTTGGGTATTCCTTATAAGGAAGTACGCTCAATGGAAGAAGTCATGAGTGACTTAGATATTCTCTATATGACCCGTGTTCAGCAGGAACGTTTCTTCAATGAACAGGATTACTTACGTTTACGTGATACTTATATCTTAGATCTCAAAAAATTAGACAATGCGAAAAAAGATTTATGCATCATGCATCCTTTACCACGTGTCAATGAAATTTCAACGGAAGTCGATGATGATCCAAGAGCCTGCTATTTCAAACAGGTCGAAAATGGCCGTTATATTCGAATGGCCCTTATCTTAAGTCTCTTAAATCTTGATCATGAGGTGGAACGTTTATGA